AGTGGCATTGCCCGCCAGTGCTGTGGCATCTCAAGACACCGGTGCACATGTTCGCCCTCGACGCGCTCGTCGAGGCGTACCCGAATGCCAGATTCCTGTGGAGCCACCGCGATCCGGCCAGGGTGATGGGTTCGGTGTGCAGCCTGATCCGGTATGTCCGCAGCTGGAGCAGCGACCACGACGATCCCAAGGAGTTGGGCGCCGAGCAAGTCGGCAGCTGGGTCGAAGCCGTCCGGCGGGCAATGGATTTCCGTGCCCGGATGGGTGACGACCGGTTCGCCGACGTCTCCTTCGCCGACCTGCAAACTGATCCCGTGCGCACGCTGCAAACCGGCTACGAGCGACTGGGATTGAGCTTTACCGAGGCCACCTCGTACTCGGTCAGGCAGTGGGCCGAAGGGCACAGACCCGGCTCTCGTGGGATACACGACTATGACCTGGCCGAGTACGGCTTGACGTCGGAGGGGGTTCGTGAACGGTTCGTGGACTACCTCACCGCCTACGATGCAACCGGATGAGTGCTCCTCGGACGCGACGGCGCGACAAGCTCGAGCCGGACCCGGCGGTGCGCCGCGAGATTCTTACGGCCGCATCGGCAACCTTGCGCGAGCACGGAGTTCGCGGATTGAGCATTGCCGCGGTGCTGGACCGCGCCAAGTTGAGCACCCGCGCCTTCTATCGGCATTTCGATTCCAAAGATGAATTGGTCGCCGCGGTCTTCCTGGAGACCGCGCGCGCGGAGAGGCGACGGCTGCAGCGCCGGATGTCGGCCGCCGATACGGAGATCGAAGCGGTAGCGGCGTGGATTGACGGACGGCTCGACTTGGCGTTCGACGACCACGTGAAATCCGATTTGCGGCGGCTGTCGCTGGAAGCCCAATCGCAGACCTTCGCCTCCCCCGGTCTGGTCCAGCCCGCATACGTCGAAATGCTCAAGCCGCTCAGCGAGGCCCTGCAGCGCGGCCTGCGGCGCGGGGTGTTCCACCACATCGACCCGGTGACCGACGCGGAATTCATCCACGGCGTGGTGTGGGCGAGCACCAACCGGCAATGGCACACGGGCGATTGCGATCGCGCCGAAGTCCGCGAAAACGCGCTTCGTTTCTGCCTGCGCGCACTGGGTGTGGCACCCGAAACAATCGATCAGATGTGAGAGGAGTATCCATGGACCTGGGTTTCGCCGGATCGACGGCCGTGGTCACCGGTGGGAGCAAAGGGATGGGGCTGGCCATCGCCGAAACCCTGGCGACCGAAGGTTCCAGCGTCGCGGTAATGGCTCGCGGCAGACAAGCACTCGATACCGCGGTGGAATCACTGCTGAAAGCAGGCGCTCCCGACGCCGTGGGGATCAGCGTGGATATGACCGACGCGGAGTCCATCGCGAACGGCTTCGCGACGATCTCCGAGCGCTGGGGGCAACTCAATAGCTTGGTTCACACGATCGGGCCGGGCGACGGCTACTTCGAGCAGATGGACGACACGCAATGGGAGGATGCGTTCGCGCTGGGCACCATGTCGGGCGTGCGGTCGATCCGCGCCTCGTTGCCACTGCTGCGCTCGGCGGAGTGGGCCCGCATTGTGGCGCTGTCGGCGCACTCCATTCAACGGCAGAACCCGCGCATCGTGGCCTACACGGCCGCCAAGGCGGCATTGGCCAGCGTCACCAAGAATCTCTCCAAAAGCCTTGCGAAGGACGGTATCTTGGTCAACTGCGTGTGTCCGGGGACGATCGTGACAGCCAGCTTCACCGAGAACCTCAAGGACATCCTGGCAGCCGATGGCCTGGATGCCACCGACCCGCACGACGTTATGACCTGGATCGACAACAACTTCCATCAACCCTGTGACCTCGGTCGCGCCGGGTTGCCCGAAGAGGTCGCATCCATCACCGCCTACTTAGTGTCTCGGCGCAACGGCTACGTCACCGGAGCCACCGTGAACGTCGACGGCGGGTCGGACTTCATCTAGGGGCTGCCGCTGCCTAACCCTCCAGGTCACCTTCGGTTTCCAGCAGCGCCTGGCGCAGCCCGTCGAGGGTTTCCGGCGTCGGCTCGGCCCACATGCCGCGCCCGGCCGCCTCCAGCAGCCGTTCGGCCATGCCGTGCAACGCCCACGGATTGGATTCCGTCATGAACTTTCGGTTCTCCGGGTCCAGCACGTAGCGCTCGGTCAGCTGTTCATACATCCAGTCGGCCATGACCCCGGCAGTCGCGTCGTAACCGAAGAGGTAGTCGACGGTCGCTGCCATCTCGAATGCACCCTTGTAGCCGTGCCGGCGCATCGCGGTCATCCAGCGGGGATTGACCACCCGGGCGCGAAATACCCGAGTGGTCTCCTCGGACAGCGTGCGGGTGCGGATCGCGTCGGGTCGGGTGTTGTCGCCGATGTAGGCGGCCGGCGCCTTGCCGGTCAGCGCCCGCACCGTCGCGACCATGCCGCCGTGGTATTGGAAGTAGTCGTCGGAATCGGCGATGTCGTGCTCGCGGGTATCGGTGTTCTTGGCCGCCACCGCAATCCGCCGGTACTGCCGGTTCATGTCCTCGACCGCTTCACGGCCGTCCAGGTCGCGCCCGTAGGCGAACCCACCCCAGGCCGTGTACACCTGCGCGAGATCGGCGTCGTCGCGCCAGTTCCGGCTGTCGATCAGCTGCAGCAGCCCGGCACCATACGTGCCCGGCTTCGATCCGAAAATTCTTGTGGTAGAACGCCTTTCGTCGCCATGCTGGGCCAGGTCGGCCTGCGCGTGGGCGCGGACGTAGTTACCGTCGGCGGGCTCGTCGAGTTCGGCGACCAAGCGCACCGCGTCGTCGAGCATCGTTACGACGTGCGGGAATGCGTCCCGGAAGAATCCCGAGATCCGCACCGTTACGTCGATCCGCGGACGCCCCAGTTCGGCCAGCGAAATCGGCGTCAGACCGACGACGCGACGTGACGCGTCGTCCCACACCGGCCGAACGCCGAGCAGCGCAAGGACCTCGGCGATGTCGTCGCCGGCGGTGCGCATAGCCGAGGTACCCCACACCGACAGCCCGACCGATTGCGGCCATTCCCCATGGTCGTCCCGGTACCGGGTCAGCAGTGAATCTGCAAGCGCGACACCGGCTTCCCAGGCCAGCCGGGATGGTATCGCCTTGGGGTCGACGGAGTAGAAGTTGCGGCCGGTGGGCAGCACGTTGACCAGGCCGCGCAACGGCGACCCAGACGGACCGGCCGGAATGAACCGGCCGTCCAGTGCCCGGAGCACCTGGTCGATTTCGGCGGCGGTACCGCTCAGCCGGGGCACTACCTCAGTGGCCGCGAACCGCAGCACCGCGGCCACCTCGGCATTGTCGGTAATCCTGTCCACGGCCGCCGGATCCCAGCCGGTGGCTTGCAGCGACGCGACCAAGCCGCGTGCCAGGGCCTCGGTTTGATCGACCTTGGTCCGCTCGTCGGTGCCGTCTTCGGCGAGACCGAGTGCTTGTCGCAAGCCGGGTAGCGCATGCTCGCCGGCGAACAGCTGGCGGGCCCGCAGGATGGCCAGCACCAGGTCGAGTTCTGCTTCCCCCGTGGGCTTTTGCCCGAGGATGTGCAGGCCGTCGCGGATCTGGACATCCTTGATTTCGCATAGCCAGCCATCGACGTGCAGGATCATGTCGTCGAACGTGTCTTCTTCAGGCTGCTCGGTCAGGCCCAGATCGTGGTCCATCTTGGCGGCGCGGATCAGCGTCCAGATCTGCTGACGGATGGCGGGCAGCTTGCCCGGATCCAGGGCGGCGACGTTGGCGTGCTCATCGAGCAGCTGCTCCAAACGTGCGATGTCGCCGTAGCTTTCGGCGCGGGCCATCGGTGGGATCAGATGATCGACGAGCACGGCGTGCGCCCGCCTCTTGGCCTGAGTGCCCTCGCCGGGGTCGTTGACCAGGAACGGATAGATCAGCGGCAGGTTGCCCAGCGCGGCGTCGGATCCGCAGGCCGCCGACATCCCCAGCGTCTTGCCGGGAAGCCATTCCAGGTTGCCGTGCTTGCCCAGGTGCACCACGGCGTGGGATCCGAATCCGGTATCCAGCCAGTGGTAGGCGGCCAGGTAGTGATGGCTGGGCGGCAGGTCAGGATCGTGATAGATGGCAACCGGATTCTCGCCGAACCCGCGGGGCGGCTGCACCAGCAGCACCAGGTTCTCGGATTGCATTGCGGCGATGACTATCTCGCCCTCGGGATCCGCCGTACGGTCGACGAAGAGCTCGCCGGGCGCTGGACCCCAATGGGTTTCGACGGCCTCGCGGAATTCCTCTGGCAAGGTGGCGAACCAGTCGCGGTAATCTTCGGCGGACACCCTGATCGGATTGCCGGCCAGTTGTTCTTGGGTGAGCCAGTCGGGGTCCTGCCCGCCGCGTTCGATCAGCGCGTGTATCAGGGCATCACCGTCGTTGGCATCGACCCCGGGCAGATCGCCCACCCGATAACCGACGTCACGCATCGCCCGCACCAGGGCCACCGCGCTGGCCGGGGTGTCCAATCCGACGGCGTTGCCGATGCGGGCATGCTTGGTGGGATATGCCGAGAACACCAGGGCCACCCGCTTGTCGGCCGGGGCGACATACCGCAACTGTGCGTGCCGGATGGCCAGGCCGGCGACCCGTGCACAGCGTTCCGGGTCGGCGACATAGGAGATCAGCCCGTCGTCATCGATCTCCTTGAAGGAGAACGGGACGGTGATGATGCGCCCGTCGAACTCGGGCACCGCCACCTGACTGGCGACATCCAGCGGGGACAGGCCGTCATCGTTTTCACACCACTGATCGCGCGAGCTCGTCAGGCACAGACCCTGCAAGATCGGAACATCCAGGGCGGCAAGGTGTTCCACATTCCAGCTATCGTCCTCCCCGCCCGCTGACGCGGTCGCGGGCTTCAGTCCCCCGGCGGCCAGCACGGTGACCACCATCGCGTCGGCCTCGCCGAGCCGTTGCAGCAGTTCGGGTTCGGCGGTGCGCAGCGACGCGCAGTAGACGGGCAGCGCTCGTCCACCAGCGTCTTCGATAGCCGCGCATAGCGATTCGATGTACGAGGTGTTGCCGGCCAGATGCTGCGCACGGTAGTACAGCACCGCGATCGTCGGCCCACCGGTGTGCTGCGCTCGGGGCCGTTCCAGTTCACCCCACGTCGGCGTCACCACCGGCTCGGTGAAGCCGGCGCCGGTCATCAGCACCGTGTCGGACAGGAACGAATGCAGTTGCCGCAGGTTCTCCACGCCGCCGTGCGCCAGGTAGATGTGAGCCTGCACGGCAATCCCGGCGGCGAGCGTGGACAGTCCGGTCAACTCGGCGTCGGCGGCTTGCTCACCGCTGACCAACACCGTCGGAATACCACTGGCGATCACGGTGTCGATGCCGTTTTGCCAGGCGCGATAACCACCGAGGATCCGGACGACCACGATCGCAGCGTCGGCAAGCAGGTCGGGCAATTCTGTGTCAGTCAGGGGGTCGGACAGCCGGGCGGGATTGGCCCATCGATAGTTTTTCCCACTGGCACGGGCGCTGATCAGGTCGGTATCGGATGTCGACAGCAGGACGATGGTTGGCTCAGCCACCCCTCATTCGTACCGTAGCGTCGCCGCGATGCGCCCGGCGACCTCAGCGGCCACGTCGAGTGCCCGTCCGCCGTCTGCCGCGTGATAACGATCCGCGGCCGGGTCGTACTCGGCGCCGGCGATCGAGCCGTGATCGGCCGCCAACTCGAAGAGGTCCACCGGCCACCCGACCCGTTCAAGCCGAGCGGCGAAGTCGCGGCTGCCTGTCGCAGGAACCACGTCGTCGGCCAAGCCGTGCAGCAAGGTGAACGGTGCGCCGATCTCCTCAAGAGTCAGTCCCTCGCAAGGGATGCGGCCCGTAATCGGATCGGGCACCGTGAACAAACCGGCCAGACAGACCGTGTGGGTCAGCGGGACATCGCGGCGGGCCAGTGTCAGACCTGCCGCGGCGAGACCTCCCATCGACCACCCGACGAGCACGAAACCCCTTCCTTCACAGCGCTTTTGCATGAACTCGAGCGATTGTGACAGGGCCGCACGGCCGCCGTCGTCGGCGTGGGAATCCCAATCGGGCACCACGACGGTGGCGCCGCGGTCGGCGAGCAGGTTCGCCAGGGGCCGCAGTACGACGCGGGCTCTGGCCTGCATGCCATGCCATAGCAAGATGGCCGGTCGAGCCGGATCACCGTATACATCGACCGAACGTCCCGCGGCGTACTCCATCGTCTGCACCGCAACAGAGTGCCCATCGCGCCACGATGCAATCGCCGAACGTGTCGGGCCTCGTCCCTATAATCGAAAGTATGTTCGATGACTTGCAGGGCGCGGAGGCACTGGTGCGCGCCGACGATGCGACCGTGGTGGCGGCCATCGCCGGGTGGGCACGTGCCGAGGCCGCCGCCTCGTCGCGCCGGCTGGCCGCGATTGCCGAACTGGTGCGCCGCCGCGCGATGGGCCCCGTCGACCATGCCATGTGGTCGTGCGACAACTGGGACGCGATGGCCGCCGAAGTCTCGGCGGTGCACGGTATCAGCCACAGCATGGCGTCCGGGCAGATGTATCTGGCCGTCGCACTGCGTGATCGGTTACCCCACGTGGCAGCACTTTTCGCCGACGGCGCGATAAGCGCGCGGCTGACCGCGACCATTGTGTGGCACACGGATCTGATCAAGGACGAGGAGACGCTTCGGCTGGTGGATGCGGCGCTGGCCAAAGATGCGGTCCGATATGGGCCACTGTCGGTAAACAAGACAGCACAAGCCATCGACGCGATAGTGGATCGCTATGACCCCGGGGCGCTGCGGCGCGGTCGGGCTGCCGCGCGCAGCCGTGACGTGGTGATCGACCTGGCCAATGACGAGTCGGGCACCGCCACGCTGTGGGGCCGGCTGTACTCCACCGATGCAGCCGCTCTGGACCGACGGCTACAGCAGATGGCGCACGACGTCTGCGACGACGACCCACGGACACTTGCGCAACGCCGTGCCGACGCGTTGGGCGTACTGGCAGCGGGTGGCCAGCGGCTCGCCTGCGGCTGCAGCAACGGCGAATGCCCGGGGCGCTTGGAGAGCGACGAGCGGGCAGCCGGTGTCGTCATCCACGTTGTCGCCGAGTCCTCGGCGGTCGTGTCGGAGCCGCCCGACACGCCGGGCGCCAACCGGCCCTCCGCATTGATCCCCGGTGGTGGAACGGTACCCGCGCCACGGCTGGCGGAATTGATTCGCAATGGCGCGCAGTTGCGGCCGGTGCGGCATCCCGCCAACGACAGCGCACCGGAGCCGGGCTACCGTCCCTCGACGGCGCTCGACACGTTTGTGCGGTGCCGCGATCTGACATGTCGCTTCCCCCATTGCGATCGTCCCGCCGAGATTTGCGACATCGACCATACGATTCCCTACCCGTTCGGCCCAACCCATCCGTCGAATCTCAAGTGCCTGTGCCGAAAACATCACCTGCTCAAGACTTTCTGGACGGCCTGGCGCGACGAGCAGCGGCCCGACGGTGCCGTTACCTGGACGTCTCCGGGCGGCCACACGTACACCACCCGGCCCGGTAGCCGACTTCTCTTCCCCACGCTGTGCGCCTCCACCGGTGAATTACGCACTGCGCCAAGGGTTAGTCCACCGGCCGTCGGACGCGGCGTGATGATGCCCAAGCGACCGCGCACCCGCGAACAAGACCGCATCTACCGCATCAATGCCGAGCGTTCACTCAACGCCGCTCATGTCGCCGCACGAAACCAGGCGCCGCCGTTCTGAGATCAGGCGGTGCGCACGTCGAAGTCCGCGAGATCGGGTTGGCGCAAGAGCTTGCGGTGGGTTTCCGGTGTCCACGGGAACACCTCGGGCAGACCATCTTTGCCCACGTACCAACTGTTGCAGCCTGACGCCCAAATAGTCTGTGGTATAGCGGCTTTCATGAGTTCATTGTATTCCTTGGTCGCGGCTTCCTTCGGCGCGGCGGCGCGCACCAACCCGGCGCGGAGCTGATTGATCCACCAGATCGCGTAGTCGGCTTGGTCCTCGGCGATTGCCATAAACGACTGGTTCCCGATCGGCGAATGCGGACCTAACAGCATGAACAGGTTGGGAAACCGTGGCACCGCGACCGACCGATATGCGATCGGACCATCGGCCCATGCCTCGTCCAGGGTGATCCCGCCCTCGCCGATCACCTCCATCGGTCTCACGTACGCCCTGGCGTCAAACCCGGTGGCGTAGACCAGCAGATCGAGTTCGTGCAGCGTGCCGTCTGCGGTCACGATGCCCCGGGGCTCGATGCGGTCGACCCGATCGGTGACCACGTCGACGGTGGGATGCTGCACGGAACGGTAGAAACGTCGCGACATCACCAGCCGCTTGCACATCGGCTCGTAGGCCGGGGTGAGTTTCGCCCGCAGTTCCGGGTCGCGCACCGACCGCAGGTTCCATCGACAGCTGGCCTGGACCAGACTGCGGCGCAATCCCGGACGGATTGGGGCGCGGCCTAAGAACTGCGTGGCGAAGGCCCCCCAAAAGCACCGGCTCATCGCGTTGAGCACCGGCAAGCGCGACAATACCTGCCGGGTCAGCTGCGAATACCTCGGGTTGGGTAGCGGCAAGACCCACTGCGCGGTGCGCTGAAACAGGGTCAACTGGCGTACTTTGTCGCCGAGCTCCGCAACGATCTGCACACCGCTCGAGCCGTTTCCGATCAAGCCGATTCGCTTGTCCGGCAGGGAAACCGAGTGGTCCCATCGTGACGAGTGAAAGGCCGGGCCGGCGAACGTCTCTCGGCCGGGGATGTCCGGATAGCGAGGTATCCGTAGTACTCCGGTTGCGGTGATCACCACATCGAACGTCTCTTCGCCGAATGTCGTGGTGAGGCGCCATGTCCCGTCGTCGTATTCGGCTCTGGTGACGTCGCAGCCAAAACGGATGTGACGCCGGACGCCACGTTCGTCGGCCACCCGCCGGAAGTACGCCAGCAACTCCGGCCCGGGCGACAGCAAATGTGACCACTTCGGGTTGGGCGCAAACGAGTAGGAGTAGAACCGCGACGGAACATCGCAGGTCAAACCCGGATACGTGTTATCGCGCCAGGTGCCTCCGACCTCGTCGGCTTTTTCGAAAATGGTGTACGAGTCGATGCCGGCGTCCTGCAACTTGACCGCCATGCAGAGGCCCGACATCCCGGCACCGATTATCGCGACTCTCAACTGACGCCTCGGCGCCATCACAACCACCAACTTCCCTCGTATAAGCCCGACGGTAATGACGCAGCACCCCGCTGTGGGCTCGAGAACGGGCCAGACAATTGGCGTTTTCGGTGCTGCGTTCTGCTCTACCGTGGACACGTGGCCCGAACCCGCGACACCGACGCTTGCCCGGGTGCCCTGCAGGTGCATCAGGCGGCCGACGGCGCGCTGGTCCGCGTCCGACTGCCCGGCGGGATGATCACCGCCGTACAACTGGCGGCGCTCTGCGGCCTGTCGAGAGGCTTTGGCTCGGGGACCTTGGAGCTGACCGCCCGCGGCAACGTGCAACTGCGGGCGATCACCGACGTGACGGCGGTGGCAGAGGGCATTGCCAACGCCGGGCTGCTGCCGTCGGCGATGCACGAGCGCGTACGCAACATCGTCGCTTCGCCGTTGTCCGGCCGCGCCGGCGGACGCGCGGACGTGCGGGGCTGGGTGCACGCGTTGGACGCCGCGATCTGCGCCGAGCCCAAATTAGTGGAACTGGGCGGCAGGTTCTGGTTCAGCATCGATGACGGCCGCGCCGACGTGTCCGGCCTGGGCTCCGACGTCGGGGTGCATGTCTGCGAAGACGGATTCGCGCTGCTGCTGATGGGGCGCGACACCGGTCTGCGAATGGCCGCCGACGATGTCGTCACGACACTGGTCGGAGTCGCCGTCCGGTTCGCCGAAGTGCGCGAAAAGGCATGGCGTATCAGCGAATTAGCTGACTTAGAAAGACTGCTGCCCGGTGCCGATCTCAGCGCCACCCCCGTTGCGACCGTCGCCAAACCGCCGGTGGGTTGGATAGCCCAGGACTGGCCCGGCCAGGAAGGCCGGGTTGCGTTGGGGGCCGCGGTACCGCTGGGTGTCCTGCCCGCGCAGGTCGCGGAGTACCTCGCCGTGATCGAAGCGCCGATGGTGATCACGCCGTGGCGCTCGGTGCTGGTGTGCGACCTCGACGAGGGTGTCGCCGACGCCGCGCTGCGGGTGCTGGCGCCGTTGGGCTTGGTGTTCGACGAGAACTCCCCGTGGCTCGACGTCAGCGCATGCACCGGACGTCCCGGCTGCGCGCACTCAGCCGCCGACGTGCGGGCGGACGCGGCCCAGCTCGTCGGGACGGAATCCGCGGTGCGTCGCCACTACGTCGGCTGCGAACGCGCCTGCGGCAGCCCGCCGACCGGTCAGGTACTCGTCGCCACCGGCGACGGATACCGGCTGCTCCGTAGCTAGGGTGAGCAGGTGCTCGACTACATCCGCGATGCGGCGGAGATCTATCGCCAGTCGTTCGCGACCATCCGCGCCGAAGCCGACTTGGCACGATTTCCCGTCGACGTGGCACCGGTCGTGGTGCGGTTGATCCACACCTGCGGGCAGGTCGACGTTGCCGAGCACGTCGCCTTCACCGACGACGTGGTGGCGCGGGCCAGCGCCGCGCTGCAAAACGGCGCCCCCGTGCTGTGCGATTCGTCGATGGTGGCCGCCGGGATCACCGCCGCCCGACTGCCCGCCGGAAACGAGGTCGTGTCGTTGGTGGCCGATCCACGCGCCCCCGAGCTGGCCGCACGCCGGCAGACCACCCGCTCGGCGGCGGGCGTGGAGCTGTGGGTCGAACGGCTCGACGGCGCGGTGCTGGCGATCGGCAACGCGCCCACCGCGCTGTTTCGGCTGCTCGAACTGATCGACGAGGGAGCCGTGGCGCCGGCGGCGGTCCTGGGCGGGCCGGTGGGATTCGTCGGCTCAGCGCAGTCCAAGCAGGAGCTCATCGATCGCCCCCGCGGCATGTCATACCTGGTGGTGCGGGGCCGCCGCGGCGGCAGTGCGATGGCCGCCGCCGCAGTCAACGCGATCGCGAGTGACGCCGAATGACGGGGCCCAGCAACCAGCGAGGCACGCTGTGGGGCGTCGGGCTCGGACCCGGAGACCCGGAGCTGGTCACCGTCAAGGCCGCCCGGGTGATCGGCGAGGCCGACGTGGTGGCCTACCACAGCGCCCGGCACGGCCGCAGTATCGCCCGCGGCATCGCTGAGCCCTATCTGCGGCCTGACCAGATCGAGGAGCACCTGGTCTATCCGGTGACCACCGAGGTGACCGATCATCCCGGCGGCTACGCCGGTGCGATCGAGGACTTCTATGTCGAGGCCGCCCAGCGCATCGCCGCGCACCTGGACGCTGGACGCAATGTGGCGCTGCTGGCCGAGGGCGATCCGTTGTTCTACAGCTCCTACATGCATCTGCACACCCGGCTGACGCAGCGGTTCGACGCCGTCATCGTGCCGGGCGTGACGTCGGTGAGCGCCGCCTCGGCAGCCGTCGCGACGCCACTGGTGGCCGGTGACGAGGTGCTGTCGGTGCTGCCGGGAACATTGCCGGTCGCCGAGTTGGCCCGTCGGCTCGCCGACGCCGACGCCGCCGTGGTGCTCAAACTGGGGCGTTCGTATCACGCTGTCCGGAAAGCACTTTCGGCATCCGGGCGGCTGGACGAAGCGTTCTACGTGGAGCGGGCCAGTACCCCCACACAACGGATCTTGCCGGCCTCGGAGGTCGACGAGGCCACTGTGCCGTACTTCTCACTGGCCATGCTTCCGGGCGGACGGCGGTTCGAACACTCGCCGGCCGGGGCCGTCGCGGTGGTGGGCCTGGGCCCCGGCGACAACGACTGGATGACCCCGCAGAGCCGACGTGAGCTGGCGGGCGCGACCGACCTGATCGGCTACGCCAACTACCTGGATCGTGTCCCGGTTCGGGACGGTCAGCAACGTCATCCCAGCGATAACACCGACGAACCCGCACGGGCGCGACTGGCCTGCGCGCTGGCCGAACAGGGCCGTGCCGTCGCGGTGGTGTCGTCGGGCGACCCTGGAGTCTTCGCGATGGCCACCGCCGTCCTCGAAGAGGCCAAACAATGGCCCGGGGTGCAGGTCCGCGTGATCCCGGCGATGACCGCCGCCCAGGCCGTCGCCAGCCGGGTGGGCGCGCCGCTGGGTCACGACTACGCGGTGATCTCGTTGTCGGACCGGCTCAAGCCGTGGGACGTGATCGAGGCGCGCCTGGCGGCCGCGGCCGCGGCGGACTTGGTGCTGGCCATCTACAACCCCGCCTCCAAGAGCCGTACCTGGCAGGTCGGCGCGATGCGCGACGTCTTGCTGATCCATCGCGAACCCGGAACGCCAGTGGTGATCGGCCGCAACGTGTCTGGGCCCGACGAGGACGTCCGCGTGGTGCGGTTGGCCGACCTGAA
The DNA window shown above is from Mycobacterium sp. Aquia_216 and carries:
- a CDS encoding precorrin-8X methylmutase, which gives rise to MLDYIRDAAEIYRQSFATIRAEADLARFPVDVAPVVVRLIHTCGQVDVAEHVAFTDDVVARASAALQNGAPVLCDSSMVAAGITAARLPAGNEVVSLVADPRAPELAARRQTTRSAAGVELWVERLDGAVLAIGNAPTALFRLLELIDEGAVAPAAVLGGPVGFVGSAQSKQELIDRPRGMSYLVVRGRRGGSAMAAAAVNAIASDAE
- a CDS encoding precorrin-2 C(20)-methyltransferase; the encoded protein is MTGPSNQRGTLWGVGLGPGDPELVTVKAARVIGEADVVAYHSARHGRSIARGIAEPYLRPDQIEEHLVYPVTTEVTDHPGGYAGAIEDFYVEAAQRIAAHLDAGRNVALLAEGDPLFYSSYMHLHTRLTQRFDAVIVPGVTSVSAASAAVATPLVAGDEVLSVLPGTLPVAELARRLADADAAVVLKLGRSYHAVRKALSASGRLDEAFYVERASTPTQRILPASEVDEATVPYFSLAMLPGGRRFEHSPAGAVAVVGLGPGDNDWMTPQSRRELAGATDLIGYANYLDRVPVRDGQQRHPSDNTDEPARARLACALAEQGRAVAVVSSGDPGVFAMATAVLEEAKQWPGVQVRVIPAMTAAQAVASRVGAPLGHDYAVISLSDRLKPWDVIEARLAAAAAADLVLAIYNPASKSRTWQVGAMRDVLLIHREPGTPVVIGRNVSGPDEDVRVVRLADLNPADIDMRCLLIVGSSQTQWYTGDSGDTVFTPRRYPT
- the cobG gene encoding precorrin-3B synthase; the protein is MARTRDTDACPGALQVHQAADGALVRVRLPGGMITAVQLAALCGLSRGFGSGTLELTARGNVQLRAITDVTAVAEGIANAGLLPSAMHERVRNIVASPLSGRAGGRADVRGWVHALDAAICAEPKLVELGGRFWFSIDDGRADVSGLGSDVGVHVCEDGFALLLMGRDTGLRMAADDVVTTLVGVAVRFAEVREKAWRISELADLERLLPGADLSATPVATVAKPPVGWIAQDWPGQEGRVALGAAVPLGVLPAQVAEYLAVIEAPMVITPWRSVLVCDLDEGVADAALRVLAPLGLVFDENSPWLDVSACTGRPGCAHSAADVRADAAQLVGTESAVRRHYVGCERACGSPPTGQVLVATGDGYRLLRS